Genomic segment of Juglans microcarpa x Juglans regia isolate MS1-56 chromosome 7S, Jm3101_v1.0, whole genome shotgun sequence:
GTTCATAAAAACAATATCTTCTAACTATATTCCTAGAGTTTATCGAACCTATGTAAATAACTTCAACCAATCTCACATCAAAATTCCCATTATGGTAGAATATGTACATAGTCCAATAACTATCCATAGTCCAAAAAGATTACCAGTTCTGTAGTTTGGAGTCCTGTATGTGATGGTGACTTAAAACTGATGTCAAGACGAACTGATTTTGAATCATTATTAGTAACATGATCTGTCTGTATGCATCTAGTACTAGAAGGAGCAGAATCTTCAAAAACAACCGCATCAGAATGAGCATCACTGCCTTGTTCACCAGTTATGTGAGTCGTCTCCTTAGGTGATTGTGCATTAGAGGTAGAAGAGGTAACAAGATCATGAGGAACTTCCACCGCAAGCATAATGATAGGTATCTAATAGCAAAGGGGCCAGTATGATAAGATCCAGGAAGATAAAGTGGCTAacattagagaaaagaaaaaatggcacAGTTCAAAAGAAGAGGCATTACAGCTGTATTTTCCACAGCCTTAAGAGAGTCATTTTTTACCCACTCCTGGTTTGCAAGATACCTGGCTGCATGCTGAAAGACCAATACAACAAAATCTCAATCTTCCAACAGGTAATAGCAGGCTAGCAGCAATTCAATAGACACCACAAAAGCAATTTCACAGATCTTGAAGAGAATGGGAGAAAATTAACAGCTCAATTGCCAACATAACAGCTcgagaacaaaataaaaatacaacactaGTTCCATCTAAAGTAAGAACATTCTTTTTACCTGATGGCAATGTGTTTGAACATCATGAAGAAAAGAACACTAATTCCATCTAATAAGTAACCTATAGTGAAAGTTGCCAcctttaatttttaacatatcttCTCATCTGATAATCAGTCAATTGAGTATTTATTAATTGCAAATTTGACTCTAATCTGCAAGTCAATGAATCCATATACAATATTCTTCCATTGGCAACAACAAAAGTAGTTTAAAACAAAATGTCTGCAGAAGTTAGCATCCCAGGGAAAAAAGTTCACATTGTTAATAAAAAGTGGGGATTACTTGCTCTGCTGTCACTTCAAGCTCACGTACTCATAATGGAATTTCAGTGCTTGTTATTGTCAATGGACAGCTTTGCTgtccatatttgtttccataCTTGTTTCCATCTTTGTTTCCTTGATTTACTCTTCCGAATAATTAGCTTAATATTTGACAGATTGTATAGGGATAACATTAGCATATACGTagttctttccatgtatagaattcttttgtacaaattatataatagaGAGAAATCAGAAGGCCAACCATTTCGGCCATTCATACaacatttttacttattttaacatggtatcaagagccggttgaaatttttttttctctcggtTTCGTTGTCGCCCTcgtgaatcattttttttctctcggtTTCGTGTGTCGGCGTTTTCTGAGTCTCGGCAGCACATCTCGGCGTCTTCTGTGtcagttttgtgttttttggcaTTCTGGTTCTGGGGTAGTCTTTGTCGGCACCTTCTATCTCAACTTTGGGCATTTTTGGCACCCTCTCAGTCTATCGACACGTTCTTCTACTGGAGTGGTGTCTTTCGGTAGCCTCTGTTCAAGGTCTTGGTATTGTTCTTCGATTTCTTTGggagtttgttttatttttcctggaTTGGGTGGTTTCggcatatttattttttggtctgGGTATTTTGTTTGGCTTCTCTCATTTGTCGGCAGCAGGTCCTTCTCTCggtttctttaattttttggatattttttttgctttgtctcgagtttcatttttttgcaATGGACTCTGCACCTGTGTGTGTCAAAAGGGATTTGTATGCTATGATCCTACATTACATCGTACACGCATTTCTaggaatgttattttctttgaaaatcaacattTCTTTCATGTGTCATTTGTGCCCTCTTCTTCTATTGTGGTCCTTCCCTCCTTTGAGCAGCAGTTCTCAGATCTTCATCCAGTCAGTTCTCACTTTAAACCAAGTATGGTGTATACAAGACGCTCCCGCCCACAGTCTCTTCCGGTGGCTCACCCGATATCTGATCCTAACATACACCAGAATCAGTTAGTTGCAGCACCTCCAAAGCCTTTGGTACGTCGCTCTCTTCGAGTGTCTGTACCCCCGGATCGGTATGGGTTTTCTTCTGGCAATTCTATTTCAGCTCTTACTGTTGCATTGTCCAATTTTGCTATTCCCACATGCTACTCACATGCTGTCAAGCATGACTGTTGGCGACAAGCTATGCAGGAAGAAATTGCCGCTCTAGAGGCCAATCACACCTAGGACATTGAGCCTTGTCCTTCCACTATAGTTCCTCTGGGTTGCAAATGGGATTACTCAGTCAAGGTTCGCTCTGATGGAAGTTTGGATCGTTATAAAGCTCGGCTTGTTGCCCTTGGGAATAATCAGGAATATGGTGTCAATTATGAGGAGACGTTTGCTCCTGTGGCTAAGATGACCATTGTTCGTATGATCCTAGCTCTTGCTGCTTCCAATGATTGGCCACTACATCAGATGTATGTTAAGAATGCTTTTCTTCACGGGGATCTTAAAGAGTGTATTTATATGAAGCCACCCCCGGGGATTGTTTTCTTCTCCGACCTCCAATGTGTGTAAACTCCGTCGCTCTttttatggtctcaaacaagctccGAGGgcctggtttgataaatttcaaaccactttattacaattttccttTAAGCAAAGCAAGTATGACACTTCATTGTTTCTTCGGAAATCAAGCATGGGTATTGTTGTCcttttatgttgatgatattgtgataACTGGTTCCGATTCTGCTTTACTTGTACAGCTCAAGACCCATCTCTCAGAAtcctttcatatgaaagatcttgggtcTCTCACgtattttcttggtcttgaggtgCATCGTAGTCCCTCTGGTATTTCACTCAATCAACATAAGTATGCTAGTGATTTGGTGGCTACAGCTGGACTGCAGGAAGCTACCTCTGTCGATACTCCCATGGAATTAAATGTCAAGCTTCGCAAAGAGGAGGGTGACTTACTTGTTGATCCCAGTTTATATCGGAAATTGGTGGGTAGCCTTGTCTATCTCACCatcactagaccagatatttcTTTTGCTGTACAGCAAGTCAGCCAGTTTCTTCAGACTTCTCGTCATCTTCATTTGGCTGCTGTTCAAAGGATCATACGCTATGTTCAGGGCACTTCTGCCCGTGGCTTATTCTTTCCTGCAGGCAATTCTCCTTGTCTTGTTGCTTATagcgatgctgattgggctggttaTGCTGATACACGTGGCTCCATCACTGGTTGATGCGTGTTCTTAGGTGATGCGTTGATCTcctggaagagtaagaagcaagacagagTTTCTAAGTCATCTACAGAATCTGAGTACCGAGCGATGTCTCTTACTTGTTCCGAAATTATTTGGCTTCGAGGTTTGCTTGCTGAGTTAGACTTCTCTGAGACCGATCCTACACCTTTACATGCCGATAATACAAGTGCTATTCAGATCACGGCCAATCCTGTCTATCATGAGCGCACAAAGCATATTGAAGTCGACTGTCACTCTATCCGTGAAGCCTTTGAAGCTCGTGTTATCACTCTTCCACACATTTCCACTGAACTACAAATTGCTAATATCTTCACCAAGGCTCTCACTCGTCATCGACATTGCTTCCTAAGTAGCAAATTGATGCTTGTTGATCAAcccgcatcaatttgaggggggctgtcaatggacagctttgctgtccatatttgtttccataCTTGTTTCCATCTTTGTTTCCTTGATTTACTCTTCCGAATAATTAGCTTAATATTTGACAGATTGTATAGGGATAACATTAGCATATACGTagttctttccatgtatagaattcttttgtacaaattatataatagaGAGAAATCAGAAGGCCAACCATTTCGGCCATTCATACAgcatttttacttattttgacAATTATCAGTGAGAAATTACAAGAATCTTGATTAAAAGGATGTTTGTCAATGCAAATTTCATGTTGCCATTAAATTTTCTTGAAACTGACTATTGTTGTCCTTTCTTTCCCCATGTACTCGGGCCTTGCCCTTTTCTTGACCTAATATatttcttcttacttatcaaaaaaaaatttaaaaaaaaaaaaaaaaaagtagtggcAAGGTAGTTGAGGCAAAACTACTGAAAtacttttttttgataagtaagaagcaattgtattgataaagataggcatagcccaagtacaccgaAGGAAAACTACtgaaatactaatatttaaaaaaaaaaaaaaaaggtgctaaAATACCTGAAGGCAAGTTTCTTTAATGCCATTACGTCCCTCCAATATCCCGGCTTCTTTAATAGGTTCCTAAAGCATTATTCTTTTAGATAAGGTTTTTACGATGAAAGTAATAGCATgggaaaaagtaataattaaatcaagACAACTCTTACCAGGTTCCTCACTGGAGGGAGACAAACCACGAGGTCCACATCACTCGTTGGCAGGGACAAACCAGTTGCATTTGAACCAAATACATTTGTCCGGGACCTTGGCCATAGAACTTGGAGAGATCGTGTAACCCGCTTGATGGCCCAATTGATGTAGGGCTTCCTGGCCATATTTGCAGCGGCAACCTTGCATTCCAccatattattcaaaaaatcaaTAACTTCTTATCACATATATGACTAGGACTTATAACAACAAAGCTACAAGTTTTCaatggaaaattgaaaagaaattacTATATTGATGACGATGACAAAAATTAGAACAATGATTCATAgtaacaaggaaaaaaaaaaaaaaaaaaaagcaagataCCTGCTTCCAGAATGAGTCAATCTCATCATGAAGGAGGCTGTGCATCAAAGAAAGAGAGGCCTTCTGTGTAGGACAGCTCTGTAACTCTGGTGGTTGCAAGGGAAATGCAATATCTGGCTgcataaagatatttttttttttacaagtaaacgATGGTATTagtaagaataggcatagcccaagtacacaagatggtatacatgAGGTAACGcctatctaggaagaagaaagggaaaaaagaaacaagttaAATGCATAAAGATATTTCCATCTAATAAATGCATTGCATTGAAGAAAAGCAGAGTAACTTTAGAATgagataacattttttatgagtaaactTTAGAATGAGGTAACATAAATGCTATACTTACATGTTCCTGATCACGAGCCAGCTGTGACATTGCAATCAGCCGATCTTGCAGCAAAGTTGCAGGTAGAGGCTGAATCATTGGATGAGCTGCAAGATTGTTATTTCTCCACGTAGGCCAAACAACTTCAGCGCCATCCATGCGCAAACAAGCATCATCAAGGTTATTTCCATCATGGTACCAGCCTCTAACACCCCAATGCCTTGGGCTCGAACTACCAGATCTAACAGTTGGGAAACCCCTTTGTTTTCTGGATTCACTCACAGGAGAGGGTGGTGGTGGACGTGGAGCCCTTGGAACACAAAGCACTACAGGTGATGGTGGTCGCTTTATCCGAGGTTGCTCCCGCCTAGCAGGAGGAACACATGGGCTTTTGTGATCAGGATTACGCTTAAACTCGGACCTTGATCTTTCTCTAGACATATGGGGAATGATGATTGGCCGCAGAATGGGGTAAGGAAGTGAGTCTCCTGTCTTCCCTTCAACATCACTGGGTAAATTGGACAAAGAACCAGTAGGTTCCTCCTCTGCTGTCGTGTCTGCCAATGCTGAAGAGGGATGCAACATCTTGCCAGGTACTTCACTTCCCGGCATTACATAGCCAAGAGCACCAGGACCCAAAGGATCAAAAGGCGAACCAAATGAAGCTGCAGTTGGTGAAGTCAAGCCGTTCGTACTATACGAAGAAGAATATGCAACCATATCATCAACAGCCCTAATCATATCAGCCTCACGCCAAGCCCATGAGCTATCATCAGAACTTAGTGAAGGAGGTCGAGAGAAACCTGTCCCTGGAAGATCAGAAGGATTCCAGTACATCACACCTCCGCCAAAGTATTGATTATAATCCATCCCAGAAACAGGATGCACCTCAACATCCTCCTCTGATATGCAGTGGCTATCACATTCGTCTGCTAGTTCCTGTGTATTCGTTACCAAGTCTGTGACATCCCCAGAATACTTCCTTTCGTCATCTATGGACATTGCATTAAGCCGCAGGTTGTGAGGGGTGAAACCTTGTGGATATGTAGACTGCAGCCTTGGGATAAATCCAGACTCATAATTACAAGTTACTGATGGAGCCAGTCCACAAGCACTTCGAACCACTGGCGGCCAATCTAAACTCATTGGTAATGGTCGAGACAGAACTGGGTTACACCCACCTTCAATTGGAGAGTTTCTCGCATGATGCATTGTGGGTATGAATGATTGTTGGAAGTGATTATGCCAGTTCCGACCAACATCCAGATGCAATCGATCAGTGGCAGCTGGGAGATGTGAGTTGAAAGAGGGAAAATAAAAGGGAGCTACAATGGGCCACTCATTTGAAGGGCGCTCTGAAGAATTTGACAGTC
This window contains:
- the LOC121240339 gene encoding uncharacterized protein LOC121240339 isoform X5, encoding MWLLSAGVEHPERYNHAVTMQKTIPSVTAEAELGSIITPATLLGKHTSLANAFNSILVLQDIIMIIFSCHSSVYDKGKVFFSTLGSVCTISDCIFRKLRGFLMVVSLDCTKLELLGEEIKKSSPNKSNEKLGAVSRRKKARTRNMKKDVNCAIAHEQKVDLMEPKKIPYIPQEKESCREMSTVLVEHARGMVVEKAQTSSRKSKKEKNKNKKPGFNNLVQVRNLERSVQEDSSHSVVSQGKAAKSGRASDNSTAQNEIVDNPIGNNTLASDSSLRCGFANGPTKEDDAMESIQGASDISTSQNATADNTTGTNILPSNSSLPSSSANGHNGADNPMQSIRAGYINGSSDSLCCIDPECYNLPNNRLANQSISSRIETLICNTEPPTMPALEVDTVLSNGDIDSQNCANRRETNVKITFPDKPIRPFDVKEESFRVRDSGSVNTYDTGLSNSSERPSNEWPIVAPFYFPSFNSHLPAATDRLHLDVGRNWHNHFQQSFIPTMHHARNSPIEGGCNPVLSRPLPMSLDWPPVVRSACGLAPSVTCNYESGFIPRLQSTYPQGFTPHNLRLNAMSIDDERKYSGDVTDLVTNTQELADECDSHCISEEDVEVHPVSGMDYNQYFGGGVMYWNPSDLPGTGFSRPPSLSSDDSSWAWREADMIRAVDDMVAYSSSYSTNGLTSPTAASFGSPFDPLGPGALGYVMPGSEVPGKMLHPSSALADTTAEEEPTGSLSNLPSDVEGKTGDSLPYPILRPIIIPHMSRERSRSEFKRNPDHKSPCVPPARREQPRIKRPPSPVVLCVPRAPRPPPPSPVSESRKQRGFPTVRSGSSSPRHWGVRGWYHDGNNLDDACLRMDGAEVVWPTWRNNNLAAHPMIQPLPATLLQDRLIAMSQLARDQEHPDIAFPLQPPELQSCPTQKASLSLMHSLLHDEIDSFWKQVAAANMARKPYINWAIKRVTRSLQVLWPRSRTNVFGSNATGLSLPTSDVDLVVCLPPVRNLEPIKEAGILEGRNGIKETCLQHAARYLANQEWVKNDSLKAVENTAIPIIMLAVEVPHDLVTSSTSNAQSPKETTHITGEQGSDAHSDAVVFEDSAPSSTRCIQTDHVTNNDSKSVRLDISFKSPSHTGLQTTELVKELTDQFPAATPLALVLKQFLADRSLDQSYSGGLSSYCLVLLIIRFLQHEHHLGRPINHKFGSLLMDFLYFFGNVFDPRQMRISVQGSGVYMKRERGCSIDPIHIDDPLFPTNNVGRNCFRIHQCIKAFSEAYSVLENELTCIPDYGDACSMPPCRLLPKIIPSIDLV